AGAATATTTTCTTAACTGATAtcaagaaatattatttttaattgatatgatCATAACTATTTAAATTGATACCTTTGTGTTAatgattggaaaaaaaaattgtttgactttttttattagtgtactacaatttttttttcaattaaaattgcTAAAAGACagttttagttaatattaatcacagattttataataaaaaataaaaacaatgaccattgaaaaaaaattagtttaatatgtaaaaagaaTAGTCTTTCCTAAATTAACTAAGAAAACATTCTAATACCAcgcaagaaataaaatttgttacaataaatataaactaaaattaaaaaaaaaatcttattaacataagtaaaataaaaaaaaaaaaccctaatcaatatcaacaacaaatatcattttaacaaTGTCTCGATCTTAATAGACTCAATATGactcaaaacaaaatcaaacagaAGAGAGAACACAGAGAAGAGACcgaatttaatatgaaaaactttaaattctcactattttaagtgaaattataattatttaatattagtaaattattttaatattttgagtgaaattatttactcaaataacttttttttttatttcaaattcattAGAAAGAATAATTAGgatgttaaaattttgtatcCGTACACACTATAAAGCAGTcccattttctttaatttgatctgaggtatatattttttttctatgcgTAGCTTTTTATCTTAAATGCACACATACAGAAACTTGACTATGTAAATGTGAAAAGATGACAAGTGAGGACAATAAAAAATCAGCTCGTACAAATGAGTAAATGTTGATCTTCGTGTTATGTTGTCCTTTATTCCCACCTGTAACAGTTGATCTCATTGTGATTGTTCCAGTTTCCACTGTAGCAAAAAGGACAGTCTTTTATCTACATTCTCCCCACACAAGAAGACAAAACCTTTTGTAGAACTGTTTCATTTTCATGTGTAAAGATAACTGCCAAGGTATAACTCCTCTCCAAAATATTGGTAATCTGAGCTCAGAATTCTGACAGCTATTAATTCAGATATCTGATTTGCCTGTCGCAGTTGTCCCTATAGAAACTTCATGAAGTAAGTTTCCAAGTAGCCTTTGATCCAAAATCATATTAGGAACCTGGAGACCAAGCTGAAAGGTCAGGTCTGTGAACAAGGTCAGACAGATATTAGCATAGCTGGTAGAGGAAGCGAATACCTTTTCACCGAAGAAAATTTTTGTGTTATTAGCAATGGCTTCGATAAATTTTAGCTGAAGAAATTCAGGGGTAAGCTTCAAGGTATTTGCTTCAGCTTCCTTAATTACTCTTGACatgcaaaaacaataaaattaatcatttattttttctaattccaTAAATTGTAATATCTTATTCATAAATTTACATTCAGCAAAGGTAGAAGTCTGCATAAATTGTCTTTTCTTATTCAGGAAAATCTCACCGGTAGAAGTCTGCATCTGCCAGGCTCTTTTCCCGGGCCAGATACATTGCATTCTCTATTTCTTCTTGTCTTCTAGTACTGTCCTTTTCCAACAATTTTTGCTCCATAAGGATCTTGCTAACATTGGCATTCTTCTCAGCCTCGCTAATGGCCATCTTCTTCATAGTCTCTGCCTCCTTCTCCGCTACTTTCTGCTTCTCAATAGCAATTAAGACCTATCCCATAACATCCAAAGCACCTTCCTTAACATCATTTAGTAGAGAGAAGAAATAAAGCTAAGATACAATGATAGAGGATCTAGCATAAAAATTCCTGCTCGAAGCATTTATAGAACTCAAGAAAATGCACAGATTTGAGAGAAATAACCGCGCAAATCAATCATAAAGGGAAAAAAACAGACATGAGCATGTGTTACACATGTTTAATAACCGTCTCCTTCAATgaaattatcaacaaattacTTACATAGCTCCACACATCTCAACAGGAAAATGACAGCTCTTATTGAAAGTATACCTTAGTACGCTCCTCTTCCATTTGTTCGAAATTGCGTCTTATGCTATTTGGAATAGTTGGCTTTGTGACCCGGACACTAATGATCTCAATACCTGGAGCATAGCGGGTGCAGTCAACTTGAAGAGcatctttcatcttttcatcaATCTGAAAGGATCCAAATGATGGTATTATTCAGGCcataagaaaggagaaaaacCATAAACTAAAAAGATgcacatcgtttaactcatctGTACAAAGCAGGAAAAGAATTACAAAGTACGGCACGATAAAAAACCTGCATAAACTCCTTTTCAGTGGATGACAATAGAAGCTACAAGTTACTAAGCATACATCAAACTGTTTAATATCAAGTCCAACCATCATCTTGTTCTTAATAATTACACTATAAAATGGAAGATAGCAGCATAAAATAAACTGTGGCTGTAAAACAcacttataaatattaatatttaacctGATCAAACACATCAATATAGACTTGTTGTAGACTGTGAGAGCTGCAGAACTGATTGATCTCATGATGAATCTTGTCATATATCCATGTCTTATCATAATGTACACCATAGTTGAGTAATGTCTCAAAGACAAATTCCTTATGCAGTCGGTTAACAACctaaaagaagaatatataccacttcatataaaattattaaatatgtgatagggaaaaaaaaaacactagtaaatataagattataaaaaaaaaaaaaactatcaccTCAATCTTCTCAAAATTGATCATAACACCGCCTTTAGTACCGCAGGGTATATCAGTCACCTGCAATGATCAccataatttcaaaattcaaaggaATATAGCCAAAACAACTGAAATTCCAATCCCGAACTTTCTCTAATCAAGTTACCTGATCAGTCTGAAGAGTCACTTGAACAGGTTCATACTGAGTAAGAAAAGGCATCTTTAGATGGAATCCTAGAAAAttaatgtaaagaaaattaagcaAACAGTTGCACTAGTATAAACTGAAGAAAGTAAATGAATATGCGGCACCTGGCTCTGTAATTGTTTTCAGAAGGGCGCCTCCTCTCCAATATACCCCTACATGGCCTTCTGGGACTTGGTGCAGAATGGATAAGGTATTTTGGAAGGATGGTGATGCTGAAGGAACTAAAATCTGTAGATGAAATCACATGTCTCTCTAAGCTTCAAAGGCTAAGCAGaaccaatataaatattttccaaatgTAAGAAATAGTATAGCAAAGAGGACAAGACTAAACCTTATCCCACTGTGGCTCGTCTACAAAGATCATTTATCAAAAAAGTAAATGTTTGGAAAGCCCAATATTCAATAAAAGTTTCATCATACTTAACATtgataatcaaataaaagatgaaaatgataagCAGAATATCTTTATTCTCCGAAGTGATCTTCCCCCCCCAAAAAAAAAGAGCAGGTAAAAAAAATGCCAAATCAACATCGAAACAAGACTTATAGCCTATT
This genomic stretch from Vigna radiata var. radiata cultivar VC1973A chromosome 7, Vradiata_ver6, whole genome shotgun sequence harbors:
- the LOC106767661 gene encoding erlin-2-B isoform X1, which produces MDSQHRTVASPPSPQGRDSTAILFTFLSFFAVVALILVPSASPSFQNTLSILHQVPEGHVGVYWRGGALLKTITEPGFHLKMPFLTQYEPVQVTLQTDQVTDIPCGTKGGVMINFEKIEVVNRLHKEFVFETLLNYGVHYDKTWIYDKIHHEINQFCSSHSLQQVYIDVFDQIDEKMKDALQVDCTRYAPGIEIISVRVTKPTIPNSIRRNFEQMEEERTKVLIAIEKQKVAEKEAETMKKMAISEAEKNANVSKILMEQKLLEKDSTRRQEEIENAMYLAREKSLADADFYRVIKEAEANTLKLTPEFLQLKFIEAIANNTKIFFGEKVPNMILDQRLLGNLLHEVSIGTTATGKSDI
- the LOC106767661 gene encoding erlin-2 isoform X3 — protein: MPFLTQYEPVQVTLQTDQVTDIPCGTKGGVMINFEKIEVVNRLHKEFVFETLLNYGVHYDKTWIYDKIHHEINQFCSSHSLQQVYIDVFDQIDEKMKDALQVDCTRYAPGIEIISVRVTKPTIPNSIRRNFEQMEEERTKVLIAIEKQKVAEKEAETMKKMAISEAEKNANVSKILMEQKLLEKDSTRRQEEIENAMYLAREKSLADADFYRVIKEAEANTLKLTPEFLQLKFIEAIANNTKIFFGEKVPNMILDQRLLGNLLHEVSIGTTATGKSDI
- the LOC106767661 gene encoding erlin-2 isoform X2, translating into MDSQHRTVASPPSPQGRDSTAILFTFLSFFAVVALILVPSASPSFQNTLSILHQVPEGHVGVYWRGGALLKTITEPGFHLKMPFLTQYEPVQVTLQTDQVTDIPCGTKGGVMINFEKIEVVNRLHKEFVFETLLNYGVHYDKTWIYDKIHHEINQFCSSHSLQQVYIDVFDQIDEKMKDALQVDCTRYAPGIEIISVRVTKPTIPNSIRRNFEQMEEERTKVLIAIEKQKVAEKEAETMKKMAISEAEKNANVSKILMEQKLLEKDSTRRQEEIENAMYLAREKSLADADFYRPDLSAWSPGS